The sequence AGACCATGCACGGCGACGCCGAGTGGTTCGCCTGCGGCAACGGCACTTTCGTCCAGCTGTCCTGGCTGGTCACGCCCTGCGCACTCGGCCCGGGGGTGACAGGTGCGCTGACGATGCTGCACGGACCGGGGCAGGAGGACGTGCACCCCGGCGACGACCGGCACTCCGCCCCGCTGACGGAGCTGGACCGCCTGGCCCTGCTGGCGGAGACGACCACACAGCTCACCTCCACTCTGGACGCGGAGGAGGCGCTGCACCGGCTGGCGGCCCTGACCGTGCCACGCCTGGCGGACTGGGCAGTGTTCGACCTCCTCACCGAACGGGACGAAGTACGACGCGTTCTGGTGGCAGAGCACAAGGACGGCATTCTGATCGAGCGCGACGACCTGCAGGGCCCGATGCCTCCCGTGCCGTCGGAGTCGCCGATGCCCCTGTCGCGGGCCCTGCGTGGCGCCGCCTCCTCCCTCGTCGGTCCCGCCACCTACCAGGGGCCGCCCGATTCAGGCATCGCGGTCGAGCAGCAGCGTTTGTTCACCGAGACGGGAATGCACTCCGCTGCCATCGCTCCCATTCGCGGTCTGCGCGACGTACTGGGCGCCCTGACCCTGGGCCGCGCACAGCGACATGACGCCTTCACCCCTGCCGACCTGCCGCTGCTGGAGGACCTCACCCGCCGGGCAGGCCTGGCGCTGGACAACGCGCGCCTGTACCAGCGCCAGCGCAAAGTCGCCGAAACCATGCAGCGCCACCTGCTGCCGCAGCTCCCCGTCCTGCCCGGGCTGGAGATGACCGCACGCTACGTGCCCGCTCCGGACGCCTCCTCCGTGGGCGGTGACTGGTACGACGCCTTCGCCCTGGCCGACCATGCCCACGCACTGGCCATCGGCGATGTCGTCGGGCACGACCTCGACGCCGCAGCCGGTATGGCGCAGGTCCGCAACATGCTCCGCGCCTTCGCCTGGTCCCACCCGGAGGCCGCCCCGAGCAGCGTCGTCACCCGGCTCGACGAGGCCGTGATGCACATAGCCGAGGTCCCCATGGCGACCATGATCCTCGCCAGGCTCACCCTGGCCCAGGACACCCTGTGGCACCTGCACTGGACGAACGCCGGCCACCCGCCACCACTGCTCGTCACCCACGACGGCCAGGCCCGCTACCTCGACGAAGCTCACGGCATACTCCTGGGGACCGGGGTCAGCAGACACCGTCCCGACGCCGTCACCGTCCTGCCGCCCCGGGCCACGCTCCTGCTCTACACCGACGGACTGGTCGAATCCCCGCGCCGCTCCATCGACCACGGTCTGGACCGGCTGCGCCGGCACGCAGCCTCCCTCGCGCACCGGCCCCTGGACTCCTTCTGCGACTCCCTGCTGGACCAGGTCCGCCCCGGCGACAACGACGACGACGTCGCCATGCTCGCGCTGCGCACGCCCTCCGCCACCCAGCAGCAGTGACGGTGAGCGCCCGGACGGGCCGGCGTTCGCCGGGCGGGCACGCCGAGCAGGCGACACGCCTTCGGAGCCGGTCGTGCCCCGCGGCTTCGCCGTCTCCTGTTCACGAGGCGCACCGGAAGACGGCGGCCGGGCCGATGACGCCGGCGCCGAACCTGTCGCGGACGCGGTCGATGGCCGCTTCGGCCACCAACCGGGCCTCCCGGG is a genomic window of Streptomyces rishiriensis containing:
- a CDS encoding SpoIIE family protein phosphatase — translated: MDDDADPGREGIPAPGHQAPSGALLDQALESLQASAVAVDDDGLIVAANSAAQNLLGRKAPELVGRDFHDLLHRDRHGHAMPRTRCRMRKALLTRQTMHGDAEWFACGNGTFVQLSWLVTPCALGPGVTGALTMLHGPGQEDVHPGDDRHSAPLTELDRLALLAETTTQLTSTLDAEEALHRLAALTVPRLADWAVFDLLTERDEVRRVLVAEHKDGILIERDDLQGPMPPVPSESPMPLSRALRGAASSLVGPATYQGPPDSGIAVEQQRLFTETGMHSAAIAPIRGLRDVLGALTLGRAQRHDAFTPADLPLLEDLTRRAGLALDNARLYQRQRKVAETMQRHLLPQLPVLPGLEMTARYVPAPDASSVGGDWYDAFALADHAHALAIGDVVGHDLDAAAGMAQVRNMLRAFAWSHPEAAPSSVVTRLDEAVMHIAEVPMATMILARLTLAQDTLWHLHWTNAGHPPPLLVTHDGQARYLDEAHGILLGTGVSRHRPDAVTVLPPRATLLLYTDGLVESPRRSIDHGLDRLRRHAASLAHRPLDSFCDSLLDQVRPGDNDDDVAMLALRTPSATQQQ